In Actinomyces sp. zg-332, the following proteins share a genomic window:
- the purC gene encoding phosphoribosylaminoimidazolesuccinocarboxamide synthase has protein sequence MDVKVLEQLYEGKAKKVFKTSDENLYMIEYKDDATAFNGEKKGQIHEKGVMNNKISTLIFKKLENNGVKTHLVEYVDDTHQIVHKVEIVMLEVIMRNIVAGSLAKRLGKPEGEKLTSPILELCYKNDELGDPMINDYHAIALGLATKEELDYISEQAFKINDLLQELFAECGLTLVDFKIEFGRLPNGNIILADEISPDTCRLWDSKTNEKLDKDRFRRDLGNVEEAYQEVLSRLEKELND, from the coding sequence ATGGATGTGAAAGTTCTAGAACAGCTTTACGAAGGAAAAGCCAAAAAGGTTTTTAAAACAAGTGATGAAAATCTATATATGATTGAGTATAAAGATGATGCCACTGCTTTTAATGGTGAAAAAAAGGGGCAGATTCACGAAAAAGGTGTAATGAATAATAAAATTTCTACACTAATTTTCAAAAAACTAGAAAATAATGGTGTAAAAACACACTTAGTTGAATATGTGGATGATACTCATCAAATCGTACATAAAGTCGAAATAGTAATGCTTGAAGTCATTATGAGGAACATTGTTGCAGGATCACTAGCAAAACGCCTAGGTAAACCAGAGGGAGAAAAACTAACTTCGCCTATTTTGGAACTATGCTATAAAAATGATGAATTAGGTGATCCAATGATTAATGATTATCACGCTATAGCACTAGGACTAGCAACTAAAGAAGAACTAGATTACATTAGCGAACAAGCTTTCAAAATCAACGATTTACTTCAAGAATTATTCGCAGAATGTGGCTTGACATTAGTAGACTTCAAAATTGAATTTGGTCGTTTACCTAACGGAAACATTATATTAGCTGATGAAATTTCTCCTGATACTTGCCGTTTATGGGACAGCAAAACAAATGAAAAACTAGACAAAGATAGATTCCGTAGAGATCTTGGAAATGTGGAAGAAGCATATCAAGAAGTATTAAGTCGTTTAGAAAAAGAACTTAACGATTAA
- the purB gene encoding adenylosuccinate lyase, translating to MIERYSRPEMAKIWLEDNKFKAWLEVEILACEAWSKLGVIPKDDVAQIRAKAKFDIDRINEIELQTRHDVVAFTRCVSESLGEEKKWVHYGLTSTDVVDTAYGYLIRQANDILLKDLQELTGTIAKKAIQYKDTVQMGRTHGVHAEPTTFGLKLATWYSEMKRNIERFEKARLAVEAGKISGAVGTFANTPPAVEEFVCNNLGIRPQEISTQILPRDLHAEYFATLGLIATSIERFATEIRGLQKSECREVEEYFAKGQKGSSAMPHKRNPIGCENLCGIARVIRGYMHTAYENVPLWHERDISHSSTERIIVPDATTLLDYMLNRFNKIIDQLTVFPENMLKNMDRTFGLIYSQRLMLKLIEKGMSREQAYDLVQPKTAQAWDEQRQFRPLVESDHNITEVLSKADIDDAFDYNYHIKNVDEIFKRIGLIG from the coding sequence GTGATCGAGCGTTATAGCAGACCGGAAATGGCAAAAATTTGGTTAGAAGATAATAAATTCAAAGCTTGGCTCGAGGTAGAGATTCTTGCTTGTGAAGCTTGGAGTAAGCTAGGAGTAATTCCCAAAGATGATGTTGCTCAAATACGAGCCAAAGCTAAGTTTGATATTGACCGTATAAATGAGATAGAGTTACAAACTCGTCACGATGTTGTTGCTTTTACTAGGTGCGTAAGTGAGTCTCTAGGTGAAGAGAAAAAGTGGGTACATTATGGGCTCACTAGTACTGATGTAGTAGATACTGCTTATGGGTACTTAATACGTCAGGCAAACGATATATTGCTAAAAGATTTACAAGAACTCACTGGCACTATTGCTAAAAAAGCTATTCAATATAAAGACACTGTACAAATGGGACGTACACACGGAGTTCATGCTGAACCAACTACTTTTGGGTTAAAGCTTGCTACATGGTATTCAGAAATGAAACGAAATATTGAACGTTTTGAAAAAGCTCGCTTAGCAGTTGAAGCTGGAAAAATTAGTGGAGCAGTTGGAACTTTCGCTAATACACCACCAGCAGTTGAAGAGTTTGTTTGTAACAATTTAGGGATACGTCCTCAAGAAATTTCAACACAAATTTTGCCACGTGATTTACATGCTGAATATTTTGCCACATTAGGATTAATTGCTACCTCTATAGAACGTTTTGCAACTGAAATTAGAGGCTTGCAAAAGAGTGAGTGCCGTGAAGTAGAAGAATACTTCGCTAAAGGACAAAAAGGCTCATCAGCCATGCCACACAAACGTAATCCTATTGGATGTGAAAATTTGTGTGGAATTGCAAGGGTAATTCGTGGATATATGCACACAGCTTATGAAAATGTCCCATTGTGGCATGAACGCGATATTTCTCATTCTTCTACTGAAAGAATTATTGTTCCAGATGCTACAACTTTGCTGGACTATATGTTGAACCGATTCAATAAAATAATAGACCAACTTACCGTATTTCCTGAAAATATGTTGAAAAATATGGATAGAACATTTGGTTTGATTTATAGCCAAAGACTAATGCTAAAGCTTATTGAAAAAGGAATGAGCCGTGAACAAGCTTATGATTTAGTGCAACCTAAAACAGCACAAGCTTGGGATGAACAACGCCAGTTTAGGCCCTTAGTTGAAAGTGACCATAATATAACTGAAGTACTCTCTAAAGCAGATATAGATGATGCTTTTGATTATAACTATCACATAAAGAATGTGGATGAAATTTTTAAACGTATTGGGTTGATTGGTTAG
- the purE gene encoding 5-(carboxyamino)imidazole ribonucleotide mutase — translation MPARVGIVMGSDSDYRILEKTADVLREFDVEFEMIVASAHRTPEMALNYAQSAEEKGIQVLIAGAGAAAHLPGVIAAKTVLPVIGVPINATALNGIDALYAIVQMPSGVPVATVAVDGAKNAGLLAIQILATKDEKLREKLHHYKEKMVEEVSRKNAKLQELLLEN, via the coding sequence ATGCCGGCTAGAGTTGGCATTGTAATGGGCAGTGATTCGGATTACCGTATTTTGGAAAAGACTGCTGATGTTTTGAGAGAATTCGACGTAGAATTCGAAATGATTGTTGCTAGTGCTCATAGAACCCCTGAAATGGCTTTAAACTATGCGCAAAGTGCTGAAGAAAAAGGTATACAAGTTTTAATAGCTGGAGCTGGAGCTGCTGCTCATCTTCCGGGGGTAATTGCTGCAAAAACTGTTTTACCAGTTATCGGTGTACCAATAAATGCTACAGCGCTGAATGGAATAGATGCTCTGTACGCAATAGTACAAATGCCTTCTGGAGTTCCAGTTGCAACCGTTGCTGTAGATGGAGCTAAAAATGCAGGTTTATTAGCAATTCAGATACTTGCAACCAAAGATGAAAAGTTACGTGAAAAACTTCATCACTATAAGGAAAAAATGGTAGAAGAGGTATCGCGAAAAAACGCTAAACTTCAAGAACTTCTACTAGAGAACTAA
- the secG gene encoding preprotein translocase subunit SecG, translating to MGALLVTFQVLLVISSIFLILTILMHKGNGGGLSDMFGGGLSTSVASSGVAERNLNRLTVALAVIWVISIVAIGLIIKFS from the coding sequence GTGGGTGCTTTACTAGTTACTTTTCAAGTTTTGCTTGTTATCTCTAGCATTTTCTTGATATTAACTATTTTGATGCATAAAGGAAACGGTGGAGGCCTATCCGATATGTTTGGTGGTGGACTTTCAACATCTGTTGCTTCCAGTGGTGTAGCTGAGAGAAACTTGAACCGTTTGACGGTGGCTCTAGCTGTTATTTGGGTAATATCAATTGTTGCAATAGGTTTAATAATTAAATTTTCATAA
- the tpiA gene encoding triose-phosphate isomerase, producing the protein MRTPLIAGNWKMNMNHLEAIQLVSEIGNNIKDLGTLKTEVLIVPPFTDIRSVQTVIDSDGFEIKYGAQDVSAHSGTGAYTGEISAQMLKTLKCEYVLVGHSERREYHNESDQLVGTKAQVILDNGMKPILCCGEPLQVRRAGQHVEYVLEQLKGAFAEINSDDISKIVIAYEPIWAIGTGEVATAEDAQEVCAAIRSYLEKEYGEEVASVVRVLYGGSVKSSTIKELMAQSDVDGALIGGASLKAEEFVTIASYNL; encoded by the coding sequence ATGCGTACACCTTTGATTGCTGGTAACTGGAAGATGAATATGAATCATCTGGAAGCAATACAGCTAGTTAGTGAAATTGGAAATAATATAAAAGATTTGGGAACTTTAAAAACTGAAGTTTTAATAGTTCCACCTTTTACTGATATTCGTTCAGTTCAAACTGTTATTGATAGTGATGGATTTGAGATAAAATACGGTGCGCAAGATGTATCAGCCCATAGCGGAACAGGAGCTTATACTGGTGAAATTTCAGCACAAATGTTGAAAACACTAAAATGTGAGTATGTTTTAGTGGGGCACTCTGAACGCCGTGAATATCATAATGAATCAGATCAACTTGTTGGAACTAAAGCACAAGTTATTCTAGATAATGGTATGAAACCTATACTTTGCTGTGGTGAACCTTTGCAAGTTCGTCGTGCAGGCCAGCACGTAGAATATGTATTAGAACAGCTAAAAGGTGCTTTTGCTGAGATAAATTCTGATGACATAAGTAAAATAGTAATTGCTTATGAGCCAATTTGGGCAATTGGTACAGGAGAGGTTGCAACTGCTGAAGATGCACAGGAAGTATGTGCAGCTATTCGCTCTTATCTAGAAAAAGAGTATGGAGAAGAAGTAGCCAGTGTAGTAAGAGTTTTGTACGGAGGATCAGTTAAGTCTTCTACTATCAAAGAGTTAATGGCACAATCTGACGTTGATGGTGCTTTGATAGGTGGAGCTAGTTTGAAAGCTGAAGAATTTGTAACTATAGCTTCATATAACTTGTAG
- a CDS encoding phosphoglycerate kinase, producing the protein MRDLSFINDLEGKKVLVRADFNVPVQDNNITDDGRIRAALPTLEFLLSKGAKVIVMAHLGRPKGQVDKKFSLKIVANRLGELLSNEVFFAEDTVGIDAKEKKKALEKSQLLLLENVRFDSRETSKIDEERVEFANELTEDIDYFVSDGFGVVHRKQASVYDCAKLVPSVAGMLVEKEISALSRAVNNVDERPYTVILGGAKVSDKLGVIDNLISKADRIVIGGGMAFTFVNALGYEVGKSLLDLEKLEVVKTYLEKAKENNVEIILPIDVVVADEFSKDAKGENVDIDSIPADKMGLDIGVKTQELFAKVIKESKVCVWNGPMGVFEFEEFANGTKAIATALSDSEAFSIVGGGDSAAAIRLLGFDESKFSHISTGGGASLELLEGKDLPGISVLKG; encoded by the coding sequence ATGCGAGATCTGTCTTTTATAAATGATCTTGAAGGTAAAAAAGTTTTAGTTCGTGCTGATTTTAATGTTCCTGTCCAAGATAACAATATTACTGATGACGGACGTATACGTGCAGCATTACCAACTTTAGAATTTTTACTCAGCAAAGGCGCAAAAGTTATTGTAATGGCACATTTAGGTAGGCCTAAAGGACAAGTGGATAAAAAATTTTCCTTGAAAATTGTTGCTAATAGGCTTGGTGAATTGTTATCAAATGAAGTATTCTTCGCTGAAGACACAGTAGGAATAGATGCTAAAGAAAAGAAAAAAGCTTTAGAAAAATCTCAGTTATTATTGCTTGAAAACGTTCGTTTTGATTCTAGGGAAACCTCTAAAATAGATGAAGAAAGAGTAGAGTTTGCTAATGAACTAACTGAGGATATCGATTATTTCGTATCTGATGGTTTTGGAGTTGTTCATAGGAAACAAGCTTCCGTATATGACTGTGCAAAACTAGTACCTAGTGTTGCTGGAATGCTAGTTGAAAAAGAAATATCTGCTTTGAGTAGGGCAGTCAATAACGTTGATGAACGTCCTTATACTGTAATACTAGGTGGGGCGAAAGTAAGCGATAAACTAGGGGTAATTGATAACTTGATTTCTAAAGCCGATAGAATTGTTATTGGTGGAGGAATGGCTTTTACTTTCGTAAATGCTTTAGGATACGAAGTTGGTAAAAGCCTACTAGACTTAGAAAAGCTTGAAGTTGTAAAAACATATTTAGAAAAAGCTAAAGAAAATAATGTTGAAATAATTTTGCCAATTGATGTAGTTGTAGCTGATGAGTTTAGCAAAGATGCAAAGGGTGAAAACGTTGATATTGACTCAATTCCAGCTGATAAAATGGGGCTTGATATCGGTGTAAAGACTCAAGAACTTTTTGCTAAAGTGATAAAAGAATCCAAAGTTTGCGTTTGGAATGGTCCTATGGGAGTCTTTGAATTTGAAGAATTTGCAAATGGAACTAAAGCTATTGCTACTGCTTTGAGCGATAGTGAAGCTTTTTCTATTGTTGGTGGAGGCGACTCGGCTGCAGCTATACGTCTACTTGGATTTGATGAAAGTAAATTTTCTCATATTTCTACAGGTGGTGGAGCTAGTTTAGAACTTTTGGAAGGTAAAGATCTTCCAGGGATAAGCGTATTGAAAGGATAA
- the gap gene encoding type I glyceraldehyde-3-phosphate dehydrogenase has product MTIRVGINGFGRIGRNFTRAVLESGADVEIVAVNDLTDNKVLAHLLKYDSILGVLKEEVSYDDSSISIGARKIAFFNEREPRNIPWGDYDVDIVIESTGRFTDANVARDHIAGGAKKVIISAPGKNEDATFVVGVNHTDYDPQNHHVISNASCTTNCLAPMAKVLSDTFGIERGLMTTVHAYTADQNLMDGPHRDLRRSRAAATNIVPTSTGAAKAVSLVLPELKGKLDGYALRVPTPTGSATDLTFTASREVTVEEVNAAIKEASETYLKGILTYTEDPIVSSDIVTDPASSIFDAGLTKVIGNQVKVVSWYDNEWGYSNRLIDLALYVGERL; this is encoded by the coding sequence ATGACTATTCGTGTTGGTATTAATGGTTTTGGACGTATTGGTCGTAACTTTACACGTGCTGTATTAGAAAGCGGTGCAGATGTTGAAATTGTTGCTGTAAATGACCTAACTGATAACAAAGTTTTGGCACACTTGTTAAAGTATGATTCAATTCTTGGAGTATTGAAAGAGGAAGTTTCATACGATGATTCATCAATTAGCATTGGTGCACGTAAAATTGCTTTCTTCAACGAGCGTGAACCACGTAATATTCCTTGGGGTGACTATGATGTTGATATCGTAATTGAGTCAACTGGTCGTTTTACAGATGCTAATGTGGCTCGTGATCATATTGCTGGCGGTGCTAAGAAAGTTATTATTTCTGCTCCTGGTAAGAACGAAGATGCTACTTTTGTAGTTGGTGTAAACCATACTGATTATGATCCACAAAATCATCATGTAATCTCAAATGCTTCTTGTACAACAAACTGTCTTGCACCTATGGCTAAGGTATTGAGCGATACTTTTGGAATTGAGCGCGGTCTAATGACAACTGTTCATGCCTACACAGCTGATCAGAATTTGATGGATGGTCCTCACAGGGATTTGCGTCGTTCTCGTGCAGCTGCTACAAATATTGTTCCTACTTCAACAGGTGCGGCAAAAGCAGTATCACTAGTTCTACCAGAACTAAAGGGAAAGCTTGACGGTTATGCTCTACGTGTACCAACACCTACAGGTTCTGCAACCGATTTGACATTTACAGCTTCACGTGAAGTTACAGTTGAAGAAGTAAATGCTGCTATTAAAGAAGCTTCAGAAACATATCTAAAAGGTATTTTGACATACACAGAGGATCCTATTGTTTCCTCAGATATCGTTACAGATCCAGCTTCTTCAATTTTTGATGCAGGGTTGACTAAAGTAATTGGTAACCAGGTGAAGGTTGTTTCTTGGTATGACAATGAATGGGGCTATTCAAACCGTCTCATTGATTTGGCTCTATACGTAGGTGAACGTCTATAA
- the whiA gene encoding DNA-binding protein WhiA, with translation MSLTGDLKDELAGYKCETVSQWQCEISAMLRFAGGLHLVSGRIVIEAELDSSRAAARLRHALQGLYKINSSIVVVKGSGIRKGQRYVVRVVQNADKLARLTGLIDQLGRPIRGLPSQIISGGKEESIAVLRGAFLARGSLTEPGRSASLEISCPGPESALAIMGAVRRFGATAKMRDVRGVDKVIVREGDMISNIIEAMGAAKTLEIWKDGRNRREMRGAINRLANFDDANLRRSVRAAVVANTRVKRAFEILGDDVPEHLKAAGMLRLEYKHASLEELGRYANPPLTKDAVAGRIRRLLGLADKRAHELGIPDTEAALNNSITD, from the coding sequence ATGTCTCTTACAGGTGATTTAAAAGATGAATTAGCAGGCTATAAGTGTGAGACTGTATCACAGTGGCAATGTGAAATTTCTGCTATGCTACGTTTTGCTGGCGGTCTTCACTTAGTATCAGGTCGTATTGTTATAGAGGCCGAGCTAGATTCTTCACGTGCTGCGGCAAGACTTCGCCATGCTTTACAAGGGCTTTATAAAATAAATTCTTCAATCGTTGTGGTAAAAGGCAGTGGCATTAGAAAAGGCCAACGCTATGTTGTTAGAGTAGTGCAAAATGCTGATAAGCTTGCACGTTTGACTGGTTTGATCGATCAGCTTGGTCGTCCTATACGTGGCTTGCCTTCACAGATAATTTCTGGGGGTAAAGAAGAATCTATTGCTGTTTTGCGTGGAGCATTTTTAGCTAGAGGATCTTTAACTGAACCCGGTCGTTCAGCATCACTAGAAATTTCATGTCCAGGTCCTGAATCAGCACTAGCAATTATGGGTGCTGTTCGCAGATTTGGAGCTACAGCTAAAATGCGTGATGTTAGAGGAGTAGATAAGGTTATCGTTCGTGAGGGCGATATGATTTCTAACATTATTGAGGCTATGGGAGCTGCAAAGACTCTAGAAATTTGGAAAGATGGACGCAATAGGCGCGAAATGCGTGGGGCTATTAATCGTCTTGCTAATTTTGATGATGCTAACTTGCGTCGAAGTGTGCGTGCTGCTGTTGTTGCTAATACTAGAGTAAAGAGAGCTTTTGAAATTTTAGGTGATGATGTTCCTGAACATTTGAAAGCTGCAGGTATGTTACGTTTAGAATATAAGCATGCCAGCTTGGAAGAACTAGGAAGATATGCTAATCCGCCTTTGACTAAAGATGCTGTTGCAGGTCGTATACGCCGTTTGCTTGGATTGGCTGATAAAAGAGCTCATGAGCTTGGTATTCCTGATACAGAAGCAGCTTTGAATAACTCTATTACCGACTAG
- a CDS encoding gluconeogenesis factor YvcK family protein has protein sequence MYDYRFEPKVVALGGGHGLFATLQALKHITRNLTAVVTVGDDGGSSGRIREQIPVLPPGDLRMALTAMCDDTDWGNTWSKVLQHRFTSSGDLNEHSVGNLLITALWQLFDDPVIGLEWVGKLLDANGRVLPAANEPVDISGKAYIDGEYRFIKGQANMAKAWGNFVDVKICPENPVVSDEVVKVISEADWLVLGPGSWYTSVIPHLLIPKLRDALIESKAKCVLNMNLISNTAETTGMSIVDHVKEFVKYAPNFQIDIIIADPSSCEDTDDLYNIASEYGAKVMLRSVHSSRNKALHDSLRLASALRDAFEGFYDG, from the coding sequence ATGTATGACTATCGTTTCGAACCTAAAGTTGTTGCTTTAGGCGGTGGTCACGGGCTATTCGCTACTCTGCAAGCATTAAAACATATTACGCGTAATTTAACTGCGGTAGTTACTGTGGGAGATGACGGGGGCTCATCTGGAAGAATAAGGGAGCAGATTCCTGTTTTACCTCCTGGAGATTTACGTATGGCACTTACTGCTATGTGTGATGATACAGATTGGGGAAATACCTGGAGTAAAGTGCTGCAGCATCGTTTTACCTCTTCTGGTGATTTAAACGAACACAGTGTGGGAAATTTACTTATTACTGCACTTTGGCAGTTATTCGATGATCCTGTTATAGGTTTGGAATGGGTAGGAAAATTACTAGATGCTAACGGTAGAGTATTACCTGCAGCTAATGAACCAGTTGATATTTCAGGTAAAGCGTATATAGATGGTGAATACAGGTTTATAAAGGGACAAGCCAATATGGCTAAGGCTTGGGGGAATTTTGTTGATGTAAAAATTTGTCCTGAAAACCCTGTTGTAAGTGACGAAGTAGTAAAAGTTATTTCTGAAGCTGATTGGTTAGTATTAGGGCCTGGCTCTTGGTATACCTCAGTTATTCCTCATCTGCTAATTCCTAAATTACGTGATGCACTGATAGAGTCTAAAGCTAAATGCGTATTAAACATGAATTTAATATCAAATACTGCCGAAACTACTGGTATGAGTATAGTTGATCATGTTAAAGAATTTGTAAAATATGCACCTAATTTTCAGATAGATATTATTATTGCGGACCCTTCCTCTTGTGAAGATACAGATGACCTCTATAATATAGCAAGTGAGTATGGTGCAAAAGTAATGTTGCGTTCTGTGCACTCCAGTCGAAATAAAGCTTTGCATGATTCTTTACGATTGGCATCAGCATTACGTGATGCCTTTGAGGGGTTTTATGACGGATAG
- the rapZ gene encoding RNase adapter RapZ produces the protein MIDENKEASDLTFPEGIPLLDALKEPEVSVQPEMIIVSGMSGAGRTRAAMALEDLDWYVVDNLPPQLLMAFAGMMTANGGGVHRLAAVVDVRSKGFFSQLLDCLDSLQTNGIRYRVIFLEADERVLVRRYESVRRPHPLQKGGRILDGVRAEKKMLEGLRSKADIIIDTSNKSVHDLSREIRRIMSDEDSNSLRVTVMSFGFKYGIPVDADWVVDMRFLANPYWVSELRHLTGKDKPVSDYVISQEGAKEFANSYLKALRPALNGYLNELKPFVTIAVGCTGGQHRSVAMSEYFSEALRQMGLPVVTLHRDMGRE, from the coding sequence ATGATCGATGAAAATAAAGAAGCTAGTGATTTGACTTTCCCTGAGGGAATTCCTTTGCTTGATGCTTTAAAAGAGCCAGAAGTTAGTGTTCAACCAGAGATGATTATTGTCTCAGGTATGAGTGGTGCTGGTCGTACTCGTGCGGCTATGGCTCTGGAAGACCTAGATTGGTATGTTGTAGATAACTTACCTCCACAATTACTTATGGCTTTTGCTGGTATGATGACCGCTAATGGTGGAGGTGTTCACCGTTTAGCAGCTGTAGTTGATGTTCGCTCCAAAGGCTTCTTTTCCCAGCTATTGGACTGCTTAGATAGCCTACAAACAAATGGAATAAGATACAGAGTTATTTTCTTAGAGGCTGATGAAAGAGTATTAGTTCGAAGGTATGAATCTGTTCGTAGACCACATCCTCTTCAAAAAGGTGGAAGAATACTTGATGGTGTTCGTGCGGAGAAGAAAATGCTTGAAGGCTTGCGCTCCAAAGCAGACATTATTATTGATACATCTAATAAATCAGTGCACGATTTATCACGTGAAATACGCCGTATTATGAGTGATGAAGATTCAAATTCCTTGCGCGTTACTGTTATGTCATTTGGGTTTAAATATGGTATTCCTGTAGATGCTGACTGGGTAGTAGATATGAGGTTTTTAGCTAATCCATATTGGGTTAGTGAACTCAGGCATCTAACTGGTAAAGACAAACCTGTTAGTGACTATGTAATAAGCCAAGAAGGAGCAAAGGAATTTGCTAATTCTTATTTGAAAGCTTTACGACCGGCATTGAATGGCTATTTGAACGAGTTAAAACCATTTGTAACTATTGCGGTGGGGTGTACTGGTGGACAACACCGTTCAGTTGCTATGAGCGAATATTTTTCTGAAGCACTACGTCAAATGGGTCTTCCAGTTGTAACTTTACATCGGGATATGGGTAGAGAATAA
- a CDS encoding DUF2469 domain-containing protein produces MSDIDSYENSLELDLFREYRDVVSIFSYVVETERRFYLANSVDVQVRSNGGEVFFEITMEDVWVWDIYRSNRFIKSVRVVTFKDVNIEELNKTEF; encoded by the coding sequence TTGAGTGATATCGATTCTTATGAAAATAGTTTAGAACTTGATTTATTTCGTGAGTACCGTGATGTCGTTTCTATATTTTCGTACGTAGTAGAAACAGAGCGCCGTTTTTATTTAGCTAACAGTGTTGACGTTCAAGTGCGTTCAAACGGTGGGGAAGTATTTTTTGAAATAACTATGGAAGATGTCTGGGTTTGGGATATTTATAGATCTAACCGTTTTATTAAATCTGTTCGAGTGGTTACTTTCAAAGATGTAAACATTGAAGAATTGAATAAAACTGAATTTTAG
- a CDS encoding ribonuclease HII, with amino-acid sequence MVAVANREFEINLLKTYSTVAGVDEVGRGCLAGPVYVCIAVVDSKVKDCEVELRDSKLLSDKARKEKFPFATKWLLDYAVGISTNEEIDSFGISRALQLAGERAIQELKTRGINPDIYILDGKHDWLTNRNDLFSSSETEELNVITKIKADTSCSVVASASIIAKVLRDKYMCDIEDDKYDFSSNKGYSSPKHIQALKEYGVSDLHRKTWKMPQ; translated from the coding sequence ATGGTTGCTGTAGCTAATCGTGAGTTTGAAATAAATCTTTTAAAAACTTACTCTACTGTCGCAGGTGTTGACGAAGTCGGTAGAGGCTGTTTAGCAGGTCCTGTATATGTTTGTATAGCTGTTGTTGATTCAAAAGTTAAAGATTGTGAAGTTGAGCTTAGAGACTCTAAATTGCTTTCTGATAAAGCTAGAAAAGAAAAATTTCCCTTTGCTACAAAATGGCTTTTAGACTATGCCGTAGGTATATCTACGAATGAAGAAATTGATAGTTTTGGAATATCCAGAGCATTGCAACTTGCTGGAGAAAGAGCGATTCAAGAACTCAAAACTAGGGGAATAAATCCTGATATATACATACTAGATGGTAAACACGACTGGTTGACTAATAGGAACGATTTATTTAGCTCAAGTGAGACTGAAGAACTAAATGTGATTACTAAGATTAAAGCTGATACTTCTTGTAGTGTTGTTGCATCGGCATCAATAATTGCTAAAGTGCTTAGAGATAAGTACATGTGTGATATTGAAGACGATAAGTACGATTTTTCTAGCAATAAAGGATATAGTTCTCCTAAGCATATACAAGCACTTAAAGAATATGGTGTAAGTGATTTACATAGAAAAACTTGGAAAATGCCACAGTAG
- the lepB gene encoding signal peptidase I, whose product MGKNKKKKSSILELLFYVVLAIIISVLIRAFVFQPFYIPSGSMENTLKINDTIAVNKLSTRFSNINRGDIVVFKDPGNWVSSAHAGASSNGWFESILYKVNLGYAPNDVFLIKRAIAIGGDTVECKGKGHPILVNGVPIKEEYLKESVASSTSFKVKVPKNRIWVMGDNRNNSGDSRYHQDNGYSGTVSVDNIVGKAFAVMWPISRMQILYGTDAFNKVS is encoded by the coding sequence CGATTTTAGAGCTTTTATTTTATGTAGTATTAGCAATAATCATTTCTGTTCTAATTCGTGCGTTCGTATTCCAGCCTTTTTATATTCCATCAGGCTCCATGGAAAATACTTTGAAAATAAATGACACTATTGCTGTAAATAAGCTCTCTACTAGGTTTTCAAATATAAACCGTGGAGATATAGTTGTGTTTAAAGATCCAGGAAACTGGGTTTCGTCTGCTCATGCAGGAGCCAGTTCAAATGGCTGGTTTGAGTCTATACTTTATAAGGTGAATCTCGGATATGCTCCAAATGATGTTTTTCTAATAAAAAGAGCTATCGCTATTGGTGGAGACACTGTTGAATGCAAAGGTAAAGGACATCCTATTTTAGTCAATGGTGTCCCTATTAAAGAAGAGTATTTGAAGGAATCGGTAGCTTCATCTACTTCTTTCAAAGTAAAAGTTCCTAAAAATCGTATTTGGGTAATGGGTGATAATAGGAATAACTCAGGGGATTCTCGTTATCACCAAGATAACGGTTACAGTGGTACTGTTTCTGTTGATAATATTGTTGGTAAGGCATTTGCTGTAATGTGGCCAATATCTCGCATGCAAATTTTGTATGGAACAGATGCTTTTAATAAAGTTAGTTAA